One segment of Streptomyces sp. TG1A-8 DNA contains the following:
- a CDS encoding MFS transporter has translation MAAANGRLEATDAVAYIAGPALAGVVSGSLGPTATVAINAGSFGTSLLGLAAIRLRPTERPPDGGPASGPTRAHDLRTGAAFLRRTPVLRALAVLLTITTFLSLGMTDVFIHHLRHGLGQDEHLTVVLPPVHAARFFEAQEQGASDARLQEIAAEALKEVCFQDGGRRAGSPEEVRFTDVEHLELDL, from the coding sequence ATCGCCGCGGCGAACGGCCGCCTGGAGGCCACCGACGCGGTCGCGTACATCGCCGGGCCCGCCCTGGCGGGTGTGGTCTCCGGGTCCCTCGGGCCCACGGCGACGGTGGCGATCAACGCGGGCAGTTTCGGGACCTCCCTCCTCGGCCTGGCCGCCATCAGGCTCAGGCCCACCGAACGGCCGCCGGACGGCGGGCCGGCGAGCGGCCCCACGCGCGCGCACGACCTGCGCACCGGTGCCGCTTTCCTGCGGCGCACGCCGGTGCTGCGGGCGCTGGCCGTGCTGCTGACGATCACCACGTTCCTCAGCCTCGGTATGACCGACGTGTTCATCCACCACCTGCGGCACGGCCTGGGGCAGGACGAGCACCTGACCGTCGTCCTGCCGCCCGTCCACGCCGCCCGCTTCTTCGAGGCCCAGGAGCAGGGTGCCAGCGACGCCCGCCTGCAGGAGATCGCGGCCGAAGCGCTCAAGGAGGTCTGCTTCCAGGACGGCGGCCGCCGCGCCGGAAGCCCGGAGGAGGTGCGGTTCACGGACGTGGAGCACCTGGAACTCGACCTGTAG